In Pseudomonas sp. FP1742, the DNA window TGCTCGCGAATGCGGTTGATCAGACAACAAAACACTTAAGGTCTAACGCACCGCCTCAAACAACCCCGTAGCCCCCATCCCGCCCCCCACGCACATGGTGACGATGCCGTAACGCAGGTTACGCCGCTGCAACTCGCGCACGATGTGCCCGACCTGACGCGAGCCGGTCATGCCGAACGGGTGGCCGATGGAAATCGAGCCGCCATTGACGTTGTATTTGTCGTTATCGATTTCCAGCCGATCGCGGCTGTACAGGCATTGCGAAGCGAATGCTTCGTTGAGTTCCCACAGATCAATGTCGGCAACCTGCAACCCCTTGGCCTTGAGCAGTTTCGGCACCGAGAACACCGGGCCGATGCCCATCTCGTCCGGCTGGCACCCGGCCACGGCGAAACCACGAAAGAAGGCTTTGGGCTTGAGCCCCAGCGCCAGGGCTTTTTCCAGGCTCATCACCAGGGTCATCGAGGCGCCGTCAGACAGCTGCGACGAGTTGCCGGCCGTCACCGAACCATCTTCGGCAAACACCGGTTTCAACCCGGCCAGGCTTTGCAGGGTGGTATCGGGGCGGTTGCAGTCGTCGTGATCGACAATGCCGTCGAGGATCTGCACCTGGCCGGTGACCTTGTCTTCAACGCGATACTTCACCGCCATCGGCACGATTTCATCGCTGAACAAGCCGGCGGCCTGCGCCAGGGCAGTCCGTTGCTGGCTTTGCAGGGCGTACAGATCCTGCTGTTCGCGGCTGACGCTGTAGCGACGCGCGACGATCTCGGCCGTCTGGCCCATAGGGAAATAGATGCCCGGCACCTGATCTTTCAGCAGCGGGTTGATCAGGTTGTCGGTGTTGACGCTTTTCATGGTCAGGCTGATGGATTCAACGCCGCCGGCGACGATGATGTCGCTGCAACCCGATGCGATCTGGTTGGCGGCAATGGCGATGGCCTGCAAGCCCGACGAACAGAAGCGGTTAAGGGTCATGCCACCGGTGCCGATGCCCAGGTGCGACAGCACCGCGACGTTACGACCGATGTTGAAACCCTGGGCGCCTTCATTGGAGCCGGCGCCGACGATGCAATCCTCGACGCTGGCCGGGTCGACATCATTGCGCGTGAGCAGCGCGTTGACACAATGGGCCGCCATGTCGTCGGGACGGGTCATGTTGAATTTGCCGCGAAAGGATTTGGCCAGGCCGGTCCGCACGCTGTCGACGATCACCACTTCACGCATGGCATACACCTCATTGTTGTTGTCAGTCAGGAGTTGGACCGAGCATAAGTCCCACCCATGACTGACCGCGACAATCATTCACCCCGCGTATGCGTAACCATCGGCTCAGCGTTTGCGCTTTTGCAGTTTCTTCTCGCGTTTGTCGGACTTTTCGAATGCTGCTTCCAGCGCCTCATTGAGGGTGCGCAATACCTTGACCCGCGCCCAGCGCTTGTCGTTGGCTTCCACCAGGGTCCAGGGCGATACCTCGGTGCTGGTGCGGTCGACCATATCGCCGACCGCAGCGCGGTAATCGCCCCACTTTTCGCGGTTACGCCAGTCGTCTTCAGTGATCTTGAAACGCTTGAAGGGGATCTCTTCGCGCTCCTGGAAGCGCTCCATCTGAGTCTGTTTGTCGATGGTCAGCCAGAACTTGACCACGATCACCCCGGCATCGTCGAGCTGCTCTTCGAAGTCGTTGATCTCGCCGTAGGCACGCAACCAGTCCGCCTCGCTGCAAAAGCCCTCGATGCGCTCCACCAGCACCCGGCCGTACCAGGAACGGTCGAACACAGTGAATTTCCCCCGCGCCGGAATATGCCGCCAGAACCGCCAGAGATACGGCTGCGCCCGTTCTTCTTCGGTGGGCGCGGCGATCGGCACAATGTTGTACTGACGGGGGTCGAGCGCCGCGGCCACCCGCCGGATCGCCCCGCCCTTGCCGGCCGCATCGTTGCCTTCGAACACTGCGATCAGTGCGTGGCGACGCATGCGCTTGTCGCGCATCAGCCCGGAAAACCGTGCCTGCTCGGTAATCAGTTGTTCTTCGTAATCGTCCTTGTCCAGGTGCAGAGTCAGGTCCAGGCTGTCGAGCAGATTCACCTGATCGACACTGGGAGACAAAGGCGCGGCACTGACTTTGTACGGATGGATCCTGGGTCTCTTGAGCGCGCTCTGCAGACCTTCGAGCAGAATCTTGCCGACCGCCAGGCTGCGATAACGCGCATCCAGACCGGCAATCACATGCCACGGCGCGTAGTCACGGCTGGTGCGGCGCAGCACCCGTTCGCCGTACTTCACGAATTTGTCGTAGGTCGCCGATTGCTGCCAGTCCAGCGGGCTGATGCGCCAGCTGTGCAGCGGGTCATCGGCCAGCGCCTTGAGCCGCGCTTTCATTTGTTTCTTGGAGAGGTGAAACCAGAACTTGAAGATCAGCGCGCCTTCGTCGCACAACATCTTCTCCAGCCGCTCGGCGCCGTTGATGGCTTGGTCGAGTCGCGGATCCTTGAACAAACCATGAACCCGCCCTTGCAGCATCTGGCTGTACCAGTTACCGAAGAAAATCCCCATGCGCCCCTTGGCCGGGAGCATCCGCCAGTAGCGCCAGGCGGGTGGTCGTGCCAGTTCTTCGTCGGTCTGCTGGTCGAAGGTGCGGACCTCGATCAGGCGCGGGTCCATCCACTCGTTGAGCAATTTGACCGTCTCGCCCTTGCCGGCGCCTTCGATGCCGTTGATCAAAACGATGACCGGAAAACGGTGTTGCTGCCGAAGTTCGAACTGCGCTTCAAGCAAGGCTTCACGCAACGCCGGCAGTTCGGCTTCATAGGTTTCTTTGTCGATGACATGACCGATTTCGGCGGATTCGAACATAAAGCAGCTCCTTCCAGGATTGAGCAAGACTAGCGGATTCGGCAGGCGGTCATCAGAGAAATTCCTAAGGAGTTTTGTGACGAGGGGGGTTGCGTTATTAGTGTTTTGCCTTGGATCAAGCACCACCACGGCAATCGGCTAGAATGGCGGTCTTGCCGTTGCCGAGCCTGCCATGAACCCTGTATTGCCCCACGCCCAGCTTGACTGGGATGACCAAGGTCGCCCGCGCTCGCGGGTGTTCGATGATGTGTATTTTTCCGACCATTCGGGCCTTGAAGAAACCCGCTACGTGTTTCTGGAGCAAAACGATTTGCGCGACCGCTTCGCCGCGCTGCCGGCGGGTGGTCGACTGGTGATTGGCGAAACCGGTTTCGGCACCGGGCTGAATTTTCTCTGTGCCTGGCAGTTGTTCGAACAGCACGCGCTGGCCGGTGCGCGGCTGCATTTTGTCAGTGTTGAAAAGTACCCGCTGAGCGCCCCCGATCTGCAACGAGCCCTGGCGTTATGGCCAGAACTCAAGCCGTTCGCCGATCAACTGCTGGCGCAATATGTGGCGATCCATCAGGGCTTTCAGCGTTTGGTACTGGGCAACGGCCGCGTCACCCTGACCTTGCTGATCGGCGATGCACTGGAGCAGTTGCCGCAACTGGACGCGCAGATCGACGCCTGGTTTCTCGACGGTTTCGCCCCGGCGAAAAACCCCGACATGTGGACCGCCGAGCTGTTTGCCGAACTGGCCCGTCTGGCGGCACCCGGCTCGACCATCAGCACCTTCACCAGCACCGGTTGGGTGCGCCGGCTGCTGAATGCGGCGGGCTTCAAGATGAAGCGCACGCCAGGCATCGGCCACAAGTGGGAGATCTTGCGGGGCACCTTTCTTGGCTGGCCTGAAGAGGTGGCGAAACCGATCGCGACAAAACCCTGGTTCGCTCGCCCACAACCGCTGGCCGGCGAACGCCGCGCCCTGGTAATCGGTGCCGGGCTGGCCGGTTGCGCCAGCGCCGCCAGCCTCGCCGCGCGGGGTTGGCACGTGAGCCTGCTGGAACGTCACCAAGCACTGGCGCAGGAAGCCTCGGGCAATCCTCAGGGGGTGCTGTACCTCAAGCTTTCGGCCCACGGCACGGCGTTGTCGCAGTTGATCGTCAGTGGTTTTGGTTACACCCGGCGCCTGCTGGAACAGTTACAGCGTGGCGTCGAATGGGACGATTGCGGGGTCTTGCAACTGGCCTTCAATGCCAAGGAAGCCGAGCGCCAGGTGCAACTGGCCGCGGCGTTTTCGCCAGACCTGGTGCACCTGCTCGATCAACCGCAAGCACAGGTCCGGGCCGGCATCGAACTGGAGCACGGCGGCTTGTTCTTCCCCGAAGGCGGTTGGGTTCACCCGCCCGCGTTGTGCCAGTGGCAGGCGTCCTCGGCGAACATCCAGTGGCTGCCCCATCGCGAGGTGCTGGAGCTGCGCAAGGTCGATGATCAATGGCAGGCCTGGGATGGCGAAACACTTTTGGCCAGCGCTCCCGTGGTGATTCTGGCCGGCGCCGCCGAGATCAAGCGTTTTCCGTACAGCGCCGAGCTGCCGCTCAAACGCATTCGCGGCCAGATCACCCGGCTGGCGCAAACCCCTGAAAGCCAGAGCCTGGCGACCGTTGTCTGCGCCGAAGGCTATGTGGCGCCCGCACGTCTGGGCGAACACACGCTTGGCGCCAGCTTCGATTTCAAGAATGACGATCTAGCCCCGACCGTTGCCGAACACCTCGGCAACCTGGCGTTGCTCGAGGAAATCTCCACCGACCTGGTCGCCCGTCTACATCTTCAAGACCTGGACCCGCAGCAGCTTGAAGGGCGCGCGGCGTTCCGCTGCACCAGTCCCGATTACCTGCCGATCGTCGGACCACTGGCCGACCAGGCCAGCTTCGCCAATGCCTATGCCGCGCTGAGCAAAGATGCCCGGCAAGTGCCCGACGTGCCCTGCCCGTGGCTCGATGGGTTTTACGTCAACAGCGGTCATGGTTCTCGCGGTTTGATCACTGCCCCATTGTCCGGCGAGCTGCTGGCGGCATGGCTTGAGAATGAGCCTTTGCCGTTGCCCAAAGCCGTGGCCGAAGCCTGCCATCCCAACCGTTTTGCCTTGCGCCAGTTGATCCGCGGAAAAGTCTGATCCGCAGACTTATAACTTATCGGTCTAAAACTCCAGGGATTCACATGGGTCAGTTTCCGGGTACCCGCCGTTTTTGGCGAGGTATCGATTGACCCTCCCCAACGGAAAAACCGGTAAGGACTTATGTGCGGATTAGCTGGAGAATTACGTTTCGACCATCAGCCTGCGGACCTCGCAGCCATTGAACGAATCACCCATCACCTGGCCCCTCGTGGCCCTGACGCGTGGGGTTTCCACAGCCAGGGGCCGATTGCCCTGGGCCATCGGCGCCTGAAAATCATGGACCTGTCGGACGGCTCGGCGCAGCCGATGATCGATAACCAACTGGGTCTGTCCCTGGCCTTCAACGGCGCCATCTACAACTTCCCGGAACTGCGCACCGAGCTGGAAAACCTCGGTTACGCCTTCTATTCCGGTGGCGACACCGAAGTGCTGCTCAAGGGCTATCACGCCTGGGGCGAAGCACTGTTGCCCAAGCTCAATGGCATGTTCGCCTTCGCCATTTGGGAGCGCGACGCCCAGCGGCTGTTCATCGCCCGCGACCGGCTCGGCGTAAAACCCTTGTACCTGTCACGCACCGGTCAACGCCTGCGCTTTGCCTCGGCTTTGCCGGCACTGCTCAAGGGCGGCGATATCAACCCGATCCTCGATCCGGTGGCGCTCAATCATTACTTGAATTTCCACGCGGTGGTCCCGGCCCCGCGCACCTTGTTGGCGGGCATCGAAAAACTGCCCCCGGCGAGCTGGATGCGTATCGAAGCGGACGGCACCACCGAGCAGAAAACCTGGTGGACCCTGCCCTACGGCCCACACGCCGACGAGATGAACCTGACCCTGGAAGACTGGCGCGACCGCGTGCTCGACAGCACCCGTGATGCGGTGGCGATCCGTCAACGGGCGGCGGTCGACGTTGGCGTGTTGCTGTCCGGGGGCGTCGATTCGAGTCTGCTGGTGGGTCTGTTGCGCGAAGTCGGGGTCGAAGATTTATCGACCTTTTCCATCGGTTTCCAGGATGCCGGCGGCGAGCGCGGTGACGAATTTCAGTATTCAGACCTGATCGCCAGGCACTACGGCACGCAGCATCACCAACTGCGCATCGACGAAAAAGAAATCATCGAGCAACTGCCCGCGGCATTCCGCGCCATGAGCGAGCCGATGGTCAGCCATGACTGCATCGCCTTCTACCTGCTGTCCCGGGAAGTGGCCAAGCACTGCAAGGTAGTGCAAAGCGGCCAGGGCGCGGACGAGTTGTTCGCCGGTTATCACTGGTATCCACAAGTGGATGGCGCAAGCGACCCGTACGTAGCGTATCGCGATGCGTTTTTCGATCGCAGCTACGCCGACTATGCCGCCACGGTGCAGCCGAAATGGCTGACGGCCAACGACGCGGCCGGCGACTTCGTGAAGGAGCATTTCGCACAACCCGGCGCCGACGCCGCGGTGGACAAAGCCCTGCGTCTGGACAGCACGGTGATGCTGGTGGACGACCCGGTCAAACGCGTCGACAACATGACCATGGCCTGGGGCCTGGAAGCGCGTACGCCGTTTCTCGACTATCGCCTGGTGGAATTGTCGGCGCGGGTGCCGGGCAAATTCAAACTGCCGGATGGCGGCAAGCAAGTGTTGAAAGAAGCGGCGCGGCTGGTCATTCCCAGTGAAGTGATCGACCGCAAAAAGGGTTACTTCCCGGTCCCCGGCCTCAAGCATTTGCAGGGCGACACGTTGAACTGGGTACGTGAACTGCTGCTCGACCCGAGCCAGGATCGCGGCTTGTTCAATCCCGCCATGCTCGACCGCCTGCTGACCGATCCGCAAGGTCAACTGACCCCGTTGCGCGGCTCCAAGCTGTGGCAATTGGCGGCCCTGAACCTGTGGCTCAGTGAACAAGGAATCTGATCGATGAAACCCCACGCCACGGCTTACAGCCAACGCCTGTTGCGCGGTCAGGCGCCATCCTACGAACGCTTGCAGGCGCGCCTGGCCGAAGACGGCAGTGAATTGGGCGCCGCGCCAATCGCGGTGCATTGCGGTTGGGGCCGGCTGCTGATCGGGCATACCTTTCCCGATGCGGCGAGCCTTGCCCAAGAGCTGCTCAACGAGCAGCCCGGTGAACGGGACATCGCCTTGTACGTCGCCGCGCCCCAGCAAGTGCTGGGGCTGGAACCGGCGCAACTGTTTCTCGACCCGTCCGACACCTTGCGTCTGTGGTTCAGCGATTACCGTCAGGCCACCCGGGTGTTTCGCGGTTTTCGCATTCGGCGGGCACAAAGCGAAACGGACTGGCAGGCGATCAATCAGCTGTATCAGGCCCGGGGCATGCTGCCGATCGATCCGGGCTTGCTGACGCCCCATCACCAGGGCGGCCCGGTTTACTGGCTGGCCGAAGATGAAGACAGCGGCGCGATCATCGGCAGTGTCATGGGCCTGAATCATCACAAGGCGTTCAACGACCCGGAAAACGGCAGCAGCCTGTGGTGCCTGGCGGTCGATCCGCAATGCTCCCGCCCGGGCGTCGGTGAAGTGCTGGTGCGGCACTTGATCGAACACTTCATGAGTCGTGGGCTGAGTTACCTGGACCTGTCGGTGCTGCACAACAACCGTCAGGCGAAAAGCCTTTATGCCAAGCTCGGTTTTCGCAACTTGTCGACCTTCGCCATCAAGCGCAAGAACGGCATCAACCAGCCATTGTTTCTGGGCCCTGGCCCGGAAGCCGAGTTCAATCCGTATGCGCGAATCATCGTCGAGGAGGCTCATCGGCGCGGCATCGATGTGCAGGTCGACGACGCCCAGGCTGGCCTGTTTACCTTGATTCACGGCAGTCGCCGCGTGCGTTGCCGTGAATCCCTGAGTGATTTGACCAGCGCCATCAGCATGACCTTGTGCCAGGACAAAAGCCTGACTCACAAGGTGCTGAAAAACGCCGGTCTCAAGCTACCCGCCCAACAGCTGGCGGGGAGCGCGGACGACAATCTGGCGTTTCTTGACGAGCACGAACGGGTGGTGGTCAAACCCCTGGACGGCGAACAGGGCCAAGGGGTGGCGGTGGATTTACGCAGCATCGAAGAGGTCCAGCAAGCCATCGAAAACGCCCGCGTATTCGACAGTCGAGTGCTGCTGGAAAGCTTCCACGAAGGCCTCGACTTGCGGGTTCTGGTGATCGGTTTCGAGGTGATCGCGGCCGCCATTCGCCGACCGGCGGAAGTGGTGGGCGATGGTCAGCATTCCATCGGTGCGCTGATCGAAGCCCAAAGCCGTCGCCGTCAGGCAGCAACCAGTGGCGAAAGCAAAATCCCGCAGGATCATGAAACCCAGCGCACCTTGCAGGCGGCGGGTTATGACTACAGCAGCATTCTGCCGGCCGGTGAGCATCTGTTCGTACGACGCACGGCGAATCTTCATACCGGCGGCATTCTTGAAGACGTCACGGCGATCCTGCATCCAACGTTGGTGGACGCAGCGGTGCGCGCGGCGCGGGCGCTGGATATTCCGATGGTCGGGCTCGACCTGATGGTGCCGGCCGCCGACCAGCCGGAGTATGTGTTTATCGAAGCCAATGAACGCGCAGGGTTGGCCAACCATGAACCGCAACCGACAGCCGAGCGGTTTGTGGATTTGTTGTTTCCGCATAGTCAGCCGGCGGTCTCTTAGTGATGTAGTGCCTGGGCCGGCGCCTTCGCGAGCAAGCCCGCTCCCACAGTTGACCGCGTTGCCCTGTGGGAGCGGGCTTGCCCGCGAAGGCGGCCTCACAGGCGCTGAATATCTCCAGACCTCCCCTCATCGAAACCATCGATGCTCTCACTTCATCAGGAGTTTCCATGACCAGCAAAATTCCCGAACCGGATCTCAATTATCTGCAAAAAGTCCTGCTGGAAATGCTCGCCATTCCCAGCCCCACCGGCTTTACCGACACCATTGTGCGGTACGTCGCCGAGCGCCTCGAAGAGCTGGGCATTCCGTTTGAAATGACCCGTCGCGGCACCATCCGCGCCACCCTCAAGGGCAAGAAAAACAGCCCCGACCGCGCAGTCTCCGCTCACCTGGACACCATTGGCGCGGCGGTGCGCGCAATCAAGGATAACGGCCGCCTGACCCTGGCACCGGTTGGCTGCTGGTCCAGCCGTTTTGCCGAGGGCAGCCGCGTCAGCCTGTTCACCGACAACGGCGTGATCCGCGGCAGCGTGTTGCCGTTGATGGCTTCCGGGCACGCGTTCAACACCGCCGTGGATGAAATGCCCATCAGTTGGGATCACATCGAACTGCGCCTGGACGCCTATTGCGCCACCCGTGCCGATTGCGATTCGCTGGGGATCAGCGTCGGCGATTTCGTCGCCTTCGACCCGTTGCCCGAGTTCACCGAAAGCGGCCACATCAGCGCCCGTCACCTCGATGACAAGGCCGGCGTTGCCGCACTGTTGGCGGCGCTGAAAGCGATTGTCGACAGCGGCGAAGAACTGATGATCGACTGCCATCCGCTGTTCACCATCACCGAAGAAACCGGCAGTGGCGCCGCGGCCGCCCTGCCCTGGGATGTCAGTGAATTCGTCGGCATCGACATCGCGCCGGTCGCGCCCGGCCAGCACTCCAGCGAACACGCGGTGAGCGTGGCGATGCAGGATTCCGGCGGCCCGTATGACTATCATCTGTCGCGCCATCTGCTGCGTCTGGCCAGTGACAATGAACTGCCGGCGCGCCGCGACCTGTTCCGCTATTACTTCAGCGATGCTCACTCGGCCGTTACCGCCGGCCACGACATTCGCACCGCCCTGCTGGCCTTCGGTTGCGACGCCACCCACGGCTACGAGCGCACCCACATCGACAGCCTCGCCGCCCTCAGTCGTCTGCTCGGTGCCTACATCCTCAGCCCACCGGTATTCGCCAGCGATGCTCAACCGGCCAAGGGATCGCTGGACCGCTTCAGTCACCAGATCGAACACGAGACGCAGATGGAAAGCGATACGCGGGTGCCGTCGGTGGATAGCTTGGTTGGGCAGCGCTCGGAGGGCTGAGTTTTACCTGTAGGCATTCGGTGTCTGAACGATCGTCTTCGCGAGCAAGCCCGCTCCCACAGGTGACCGAGTTCTTTCATAGAAATGCGGTCGAATGTGGGAGCGGGCTTGCTCGCGAAGGCGGCCTGGCAGACAACTGTTCAGACCGGGCTAGCCGCCCCCCTTCATTCGCCGTAGCATCGCGCCAATGTTTAACCGAGGTGCCTTATGCTGATTCCCCACGACCAACTTGAAGTCGACACCCTGACCCGCCTCATCGAAGATTTCGTGACCCGCGACGGCACGGACAATGGCGATGACACACCGCTGGAAACCCGTGTGTTGCGCGTTCGTCAGGCATTGACCAAAGGCCAGGCGCTGATCGTCTTCGATCCGGAAAGCGAGCAATGCCAGTTGATGCTCAAGCACGACGTGCCCAAGCACCTGTTCGACTGAAGCCCTTAACGCGCTTTGGCTTTTGCCTGTTTGATCTGGATGCGCTCGTAGACTTCGGCGCGGTGTACGTTGACTTGCTGCGGCGCTTCAACACCGAAGCGCACGCTGCTTCCGTTGACGGCGAGAACCCGCACGGAAATGTTGTCACCAATGGATATCAATTCGCCCACAACGCGACTGAGTACAAGCATGGCATTCATCCTTCAGGGTTAGCGGACCCTGAAGATGCCCGGCGCGTAGCGGGTCTTCAATGCAACAACCGCAAAACAGTCCCGCCCTACAGCGCAGGCAGCATCGTCCTGACGGACGCGTCCGACAAACCGCCCGAATGAAGGACCGATCCTTCAGGAAGCGGTAAGACGCGGACCAAACAGAATGACACTCGCCCCGAGTACACACAGCGCCACGCCGATCCAGTCCGAACCCAGTGGACGAATCCGCTCGACCACCGCCAGCCAGCCAATCGACGCAATAATGTAGATACCACCGTAGGCCGCATAGGCGCGACCGGCATAGCTCGCTTCGACCCGGGTCAGCAGTAGCGCAAACAACGTCAGGCTGAGTAAGGCCGGGATGACCCACCACATGCTTTTACCCTGACGCAGCCACATCCAGAAAGCGAAGCAGCCGGCGATTTCGAACAGCGCGGCGAGGAAAAACCAAAGGTAATTGAGCATGCAGACGTCTCGTTGGGATGGCCGGTTGGCGGCCACCCTAACGACGGTGTTGCGCACAGGCAAGTTCAGCCTGCGTTTTGTTTGGCCTTGGCGCGCATTTTGTCGGCCATCACGGTCATTTCGTTATAGAGCAATTGCGGGTCTTTCTGCTTGATCGCCCAGGCCATGCGCCCCTGTTCGTGGGGCAGGATCATGAATTCGCCGACAGCGACCTGGCGATAGATGTAGTCAGCAATATCGGCGGCGCTGATCGGCGAGCTTTCCAGCAATTTGCCGACCTGGGCTTTCATGGCCGGGGTCGGACCGCGGAAAGAGTCCAGCAGGTTGGTCTGGAAGAACGACGGGCAAACCACATGCACGCTGACTTCCTCGTGCGCCAATTCAATCAACAGACTCTCGGACAACGCCACTACGCCCGCCTTGGCCACGTTGTAGTTGCTCATGGCCGGGCCTTGCATCAACGCCGCCATCGAGGCGATGTTGATGATCTTGCCTTTGCTTTTCTCCAGCAGCGGCAGGAAGGCCTTGCAGCCCTTGACCACCCCCATCAGGTTGATCGCGATCTGCCAGTCCCAGTCCTCCAGCGACAGTTCGCTGAAGAACCCACCCGAGGCCACACCGGCGTTGTTGACGATGACGTCGATGCCGCCGAACTTCTCTTCGCAGGCTTGGGCGAAGGCGGTCAACTGACTGTAGTCGCGCACATCGCAACGCTGAATGAAGCCGTCACCGCCGGCTTCGCGCACCAACTTGAGGGTTTCCTGCAAGCCGGGCTCACTGACATCCGACAAGGCCAACTGCCAGCCTTCACGCGCCCAGCGCAGCGCGATTTCGCGACCCAGGCCTGAGCCCGCGCCAGTGATCATCATGCGATTTTGCATAGCAAACAGCCTTGTTGTTCCGGGGAAGATGCACCGAGTGTAGCGAAGGATAATGCGCGACCCACGCTCCATCAGAGTGCTGAATGGCCAGCGATGAACCACGGCGTGGTGCGGTTGTTTCAACTTCGAGACACAGCAAAAGAAATAAACATACTTTCCAAAAACATTAAAAAAACTTGGAATTTTTCTTCATAGCCATGAGTCGGATTTTTTAAGCAGCTAAGATTAATACAAGTCCAGCTGATGGCTAAAACGCCAGGTCAAACCCACAACGCTTCCAACAAGGAAATAGACATGGGCACAATTCTTATCGTTATTCTTATCCTGTTGCTGATAGGCGGCCTCCCGGTCTTCCCGCACTCCAGAAGTTGGGGTTACGGCCCGTCCGGTATCATCGGCGTGGTGTTGGTGGTGCTGTTGATCCTGCTGCTGCTTGGCAAGATATAAAGATTTTGCCGGCAAAAAAAAGAGGCCCTGCGAAGGGCCTCTTTTTAATTGCGTCAATAGTTAATCCGGTTTGCCGTTAACCACACCAGCGGTGTTGTCGAGCAGGCTTTTGGTCGCTGTTTGCAGGAACGCTTCGAGCTTGAGCTTCAACTCAGCCGTACGCGGTGCATTCGGAACGATCTCGGCGTGAGGCGTCGCACCCAGTTCGTACTGGTACATCTTCGGCGCCATTTCCTTATCCTTTGGCAGAACCAGAATCTGGTCAGCTGTGATGATGGCGGTGGTTTGCTCACTTCCCGACGGCTTGATCACACCAAAACCGGTGTCGCCTTCAGGCAGATTGAGCAGGTCACGTCCCCAACACTGATGACGTACTTCACCACCAATACGGCCCATGATGGTCGGCACGACGTCGATCTGAGTGCCCACGGTATGGTCACGCTGGCCGAACTTTTCCTGGATGCCCGGTGCAATCATCAACATCGGTACGTTGAAGCGGCCCAGGTCCATTTCGGTGATCTGACGCTCGTTGCCGAAACCGTGGTCACCCACGATGACAAACAGGGTTTCCTTGAAGTAAGGCTCCTTGCGAGCCTTTTCAAAGAATTGTCCCAGTGCCCAGTCCGCGTAACGCATGGCGGTCAAATGCTCGTTCAGGCTGCCGCGATCGGTTACGCGCTCAACCGGCAATGGTGTCGGCAAGGCATAGGGCGTGTGGTTGGACAGCGTTTGCAGCAACGCATAGAACGGCTTGCCGTTTTCCCGCGCCTTGAGCTCTATCAGACCACGGTCGAACATGTCCTGGTCGGACACGCCCCAGGTCGGATCGGAGAACACCGGGTTCACAAAGTCGTTACGACCAATGAAGTTGGTCATCCCCTGGTTACTGAAGAAACCCGACTGGTTATCCCAAGCAAAATCGCCGTTATAGACATACACATCGCCGTAATCACGAGCGCTGAGCAACTGCGGCAGGCCGGACAACTTGTGGCTGCCTTCCGGGGTCTGCATCAGGTATTCGAAACCCGGTAGGTTCGGGAAGCAGGCCATGGTGGCGAACATACCCTGATGGGTATGCGTCCCGTTGGAGAAGAAGCGATCGAACAGCAGGCCTTCTTTCGACAGTTTGTCGAGGTACGGCGTGATGTTTCCCGGTGCGCCCAAGGCACCCACCGAGTGACCGGCCATGCTTTCCATCAGGATCACGACAACGTTCTTGATCGGCAGGGTCTTGTCGGCCGGCGGCACGTAATCACGACGCACCGCAGCGATATCGGCATCCACCAGTTTTTCGTCCGGCATCACCAGCATGT includes these proteins:
- a CDS encoding thiolase family protein, producing the protein MREVVIVDSVRTGLAKSFRGKFNMTRPDDMAAHCVNALLTRNDVDPASVEDCIVGAGSNEGAQGFNIGRNVAVLSHLGIGTGGMTLNRFCSSGLQAIAIAANQIASGCSDIIVAGGVESISLTMKSVNTDNLINPLLKDQVPGIYFPMGQTAEIVARRYSVSREQQDLYALQSQQRTALAQAAGLFSDEIVPMAVKYRVEDKVTGQVQILDGIVDHDDCNRPDTTLQSLAGLKPVFAEDGSVTAGNSSQLSDGASMTLVMSLEKALALGLKPKAFFRGFAVAGCQPDEMGIGPVFSVPKLLKAKGLQVADIDLWELNEAFASQCLYSRDRLEIDNDKYNVNGGSISIGHPFGMTGSRQVGHIVRELQRRNLRYGIVTMCVGGGMGATGLFEAVR
- the pap gene encoding polyphosphate:AMP phosphotransferase — encoded protein: MFESAEIGHVIDKETYEAELPALREALLEAQFELRQQHRFPVIVLINGIEGAGKGETVKLLNEWMDPRLIEVRTFDQQTDEELARPPAWRYWRMLPAKGRMGIFFGNWYSQMLQGRVHGLFKDPRLDQAINGAERLEKMLCDEGALIFKFWFHLSKKQMKARLKALADDPLHSWRISPLDWQQSATYDKFVKYGERVLRRTSRDYAPWHVIAGLDARYRSLAVGKILLEGLQSALKRPRIHPYKVSAAPLSPSVDQVNLLDSLDLTLHLDKDDYEEQLITEQARFSGLMRDKRMRRHALIAVFEGNDAAGKGGAIRRVAAALDPRQYNIVPIAAPTEEERAQPYLWRFWRHIPARGKFTVFDRSWYGRVLVERIEGFCSEADWLRAYGEINDFEEQLDDAGVIVVKFWLTIDKQTQMERFQEREEIPFKRFKITEDDWRNREKWGDYRAAVGDMVDRTSTEVSPWTLVEANDKRWARVKVLRTLNEALEAAFEKSDKREKKLQKRKR
- the mnmC gene encoding bifunctional tRNA (5-methylaminomethyl-2-thiouridine)(34)-methyltransferase MnmD/FAD-dependent 5-carboxymethylaminomethyl-2-thiouridine(34) oxidoreductase MnmC — encoded protein: MNPVLPHAQLDWDDQGRPRSRVFDDVYFSDHSGLEETRYVFLEQNDLRDRFAALPAGGRLVIGETGFGTGLNFLCAWQLFEQHALAGARLHFVSVEKYPLSAPDLQRALALWPELKPFADQLLAQYVAIHQGFQRLVLGNGRVTLTLLIGDALEQLPQLDAQIDAWFLDGFAPAKNPDMWTAELFAELARLAAPGSTISTFTSTGWVRRLLNAAGFKMKRTPGIGHKWEILRGTFLGWPEEVAKPIATKPWFARPQPLAGERRALVIGAGLAGCASAASLAARGWHVSLLERHQALAQEASGNPQGVLYLKLSAHGTALSQLIVSGFGYTRRLLEQLQRGVEWDDCGVLQLAFNAKEAERQVQLAAAFSPDLVHLLDQPQAQVRAGIELEHGGLFFPEGGWVHPPALCQWQASSANIQWLPHREVLELRKVDDQWQAWDGETLLASAPVVILAGAAEIKRFPYSAELPLKRIRGQITRLAQTPESQSLATVVCAEGYVAPARLGEHTLGASFDFKNDDLAPTVAEHLGNLALLEEISTDLVARLHLQDLDPQQLEGRAAFRCTSPDYLPIVGPLADQASFANAYAALSKDARQVPDVPCPWLDGFYVNSGHGSRGLITAPLSGELLAAWLENEPLPLPKAVAEACHPNRFALRQLIRGKV